A region of the Stutzerimonas stutzeri genome:
GGGGTGGTCAATACCGCGGTACGTCTGCCGGCATTCGTGATGATCATCGCTGCGCTGACCACCTGCATCGAGCTGCTGATGCAGGCCTTTACCTACGAGCTGTATCAGATCCTCGGCATTTTCATCCCGCTGATCACCACCAACTGCGTGATCCTTGGACGCGCCGACGGTTTCGCCGCCAAGCACAACCCGCTGATCGCGGGCTTCGATGGTCTGGTCATGGGCGTGGGCTTCTGTCTGGTTCTGGTGGTACTCGGCGGCCTGCGCGAACTGTTCGGGACCGGCGCGCTGTTTGCGAACATGCACTTGCTGTTCGGCCCGGTCGCCGCTGACTGGCAGATCACTCTGTTCAGCGACTACAAGGGCTTTCTGCTGGCGATCCTGCCGCCGGGTGCATTCATCGTGCTCGGCCTGTTGATCGCCCTGAAGAACCGTATCGACCAGCAACTCGCAGAACGCGCCCGCGCTGCACAACCCACCGCTCCGTCTGCCAGCCGCCGCGTGCGCGTGACCGGCGTGATCGAGTGAGCTTGGCGCGATGAATGCCGAAAAACGTCGGGAGATCTTCCGCCGCCTGCATGAAGACAATCCCGAGCCGAAGACAGAGCTGGCCTACAGCACCCCCTTCGAATTGCTCATTGCTGTGATCCTTTCAGCCCAGGCCACCGACGTCGGAGTCAACAAGGCCACGGCCAGGCT
Encoded here:
- a CDS encoding electron transport complex subunit E; this encodes MSTPSYSELTVNGLWKNNPALVQLLGLCPLLGVSNSAVNALGLGLATMLVLTCSNIGVSLVRGVVNTAVRLPAFVMIIAALTTCIELLMQAFTYELYQILGIFIPLITTNCVILGRADGFAAKHNPLIAGFDGLVMGVGFCLVLVVLGGLRELFGTGALFANMHLLFGPVAADWQITLFSDYKGFLLAILPPGAFIVLGLLIALKNRIDQQLAERARAAQPTAPSASRRVRVTGVIE